From a single Chiloscyllium plagiosum isolate BGI_BamShark_2017 chromosome 27, ASM401019v2, whole genome shotgun sequence genomic region:
- the LOC122563777 gene encoding probable G-protein coupled receptor 139 — MAIIILSRERCGLSRCITYYLVAIAVADFFVIVMAVILNRIAGIYFRNSIWSVTPSCALSTVLVYATRDASVWLTVAFTADRFVAICCQRLKTRYCTEKTASLVIGIVCALSCMKNIPFYFIYQPLYFLDGVAWFCDIKISYYNWPIWQTYDWLDRILTPFVPFLLILLLNALTVKHILLASRARKRLRAAENRQDPEMANRKKSIVLLFTISLSFLLLWVTYVAHFLYVQIAGEAYFTGLDFNDPQYIFQETTNMLQLLSSCTNIFIYAVTQSKFRHELKNTLMHPFTTLAVRFKPVKEQ, encoded by the coding sequence ATGGCGATCATTATTCTATCCCGTGAACGGTGCGGACTGTCCCGGTGCATCACTTACTACCTGGTGGCAATAGCAGTTGCTGATTTCTTTGTCATCGTTATGGCTGTCATCCTCAACCGGATCGCTGGTATCTACTTTCGAAACAGTATCTGGTCCGTAACGCCTTCTTGTGCACTCAGCACTGTGCTGGTGTACGCCACTCGTGATGCCTCGGTCTGGCTGACAGTGGCTTTCACCGCTGACCGTTTTGTGGCCATCTGCTGTCAGCGGCTGAAGACCAGGTactgcacagagaaaactgcgtCGCTAGTCATAGGAATTGTCTGTGCCCTGAGCTGCATGAAGAACATCCCTTTCTACTTCATCTACCAACCACTGTACTTCTTGGATGGGGTGGCCTGGTTCTGTGACATTAAGATCAGCTACTACAATTGGCCAATCTGGCAGACCTATGACTGGCTGGATCGCATCTTAACCCCCTTTGTTCCATTCCTCCTTATCCtgttactcaatgccctgaccgtAAAACATATTCTGTTGGCTAGCAGAGCCCGCAAAAGACTCAGGGCTGCTGAGAATCGACAAGATCCAGAAATGGCTAATCGCAAGAAGTCCATTGTCCTGCTGTTTACCATTTCTCTCAGCTTCCTTTTACTGTGGGTGACCTATGTTGCACATTTTCTTTACGTGCAGATTGCAGGTGAGGCCTACTTCACTGGCCTGGATTTCAATGATCCACAGTACATCTTTCAAGAGACGACCAATATGCTTCAACTGCTCAGCTCCTGCACTAACATCTTCATTTATGCAGTAACACAGTCCAAGTTTCGACATGAGCTGAAGAATACACTTATGCATCCTTTCACCACTCTCGCTGTTCGCTTCAAACCAGTGAAAGAGCAATAA